A region of Pseudomonas sp. Marseille-Q3773 DNA encodes the following proteins:
- a CDS encoding LysR family transcriptional regulator has protein sequence MDLRQLRYFSAVAKHASISIAAQEVHIAQPALTRQIQGLEQELGTQLFTRSTRGVSLTDAGRQLLADASRLLEDVEAAGERARRAGRGEVGHLSIALPVMQNLAPMIAELLRTYRAETPGVGITLHHLLSDVQLRQLADGRLDAGFMLFRPQDDPSLDGVPLFSERLLLAYPADWQWPKAKTPVVLKDLQALDFVWLPRSAAPAWHDRLIHCFFAAGFVPRTSVLGVDAASMLTLVAAGMGCTVLPEGARTRAPASVAFMPLEDLTIRQEWELVWRRDHCSSVLERFIKVAQASHSNE, from the coding sequence GTGGATCTACGTCAACTGCGTTATTTCAGTGCGGTAGCCAAACATGCGAGCATCAGCATTGCCGCCCAGGAAGTGCATATCGCGCAGCCAGCACTGACCCGCCAGATCCAGGGGCTGGAACAGGAACTGGGCACACAGTTGTTTACCCGCAGCACCCGCGGTGTCAGCCTGACAGATGCAGGCAGACAGCTGCTGGCCGATGCAAGCAGGTTGCTGGAGGATGTCGAAGCTGCGGGCGAACGGGCGCGCAGAGCAGGCCGTGGCGAGGTCGGGCATCTGTCGATCGCGCTGCCAGTCATGCAAAATCTCGCCCCCATGATCGCAGAGCTGCTGAGGACCTATCGCGCCGAGACTCCTGGTGTGGGTATCACGCTCCATCACCTGCTGTCCGACGTACAACTACGCCAGTTGGCAGACGGCCGTCTGGACGCAGGGTTCATGCTCTTCCGCCCCCAGGATGACCCGTCGCTGGACGGTGTCCCACTATTTTCAGAACGCTTGCTGCTTGCCTACCCAGCCGATTGGCAATGGCCCAAAGCCAAGACCCCGGTGGTACTCAAGGACCTTCAGGCGCTGGATTTCGTCTGGCTGCCGCGCAGCGCTGCGCCAGCATGGCATGATCGGCTGATCCACTGTTTTTTCGCTGCCGGTTTCGTCCCAAGGACCAGCGTGCTGGGTGTCGATGCAGCGTCCATGCTGACCTTGGTTGCGGCAGGCATGGGCTGCACGGTATTGCCGGAAGGTGCTCGAACGCGGGCGCCGGCATCGGTCGCCTTCATGCCCCTGGAAGACCTGACGATCCGGCAGGAGTGGGAACTGGTATGGCGCAGGGACCACTGCTCGTCTGTTCTCGAGCGCTTCATTAAAGTAGCGCAGGCCTCACATTCCAACGAGTGA
- a CDS encoding SRPBCC domain-containing protein — protein sequence MVTLKHAVKISAPRGAVYQALTDLEAMRGWHLGTVEGAILAGQVMTLTPKPGQRFSWRTDRLEPDAAIIQTEVEGPGSSVGKTLTFTLSDLQDGSTQVDLTHGEWLEGDDHLPFCNTHWGEALHRLKSHVEKT from the coding sequence ATGGTTACCCTGAAGCATGCGGTCAAAATTTCTGCTCCAAGGGGCGCGGTCTACCAAGCCTTGACCGATTTGGAGGCCATGCGGGGGTGGCACCTCGGTACCGTTGAAGGTGCCATTTTGGCTGGTCAGGTGATGACGTTAACGCCGAAGCCGGGCCAGCGCTTCAGTTGGCGGACCGACAGGTTGGAACCGGACGCCGCTATCATCCAGACTGAGGTGGAGGGTCCGGGCAGCTCGGTCGGCAAAACGCTGACCTTTACGCTTTCCGATCTGCAGGACGGCAGCACTCAGGTTGATCTGACACACGGCGAATGGCTTGAAGGAGATGACCACCTCCCGTTTTGCAACACCCACTGGGGCGAAGCGCTGCATCGCCTCAAATCCCATGTGGAGAAGACGTGA
- a CDS encoding MFS transporter — MKLGWYSQLSSTEKRTYWACLAGYTLDSMDSTIYSLVMPVLLTVLALSKADAGVLGSVALIGSAVGGWGAGLLADRYGRIKIMQLTVCWVAAFTLAAAFCTDFWEFFIVRFLQGIGYGGEAVVGAVLISEVIKPALRGRVAASIQSGYALGYGLSLCAMPVVFWLLPEDIAWRWFFAIGILPAVLVWFIRRIVPESETFSKSQAKVRDKAEFLKIFVSRQRRITITSTLLATGIFGGAYIMITWLPTYLRLVLGLPITSMSGYLALNILGSLIGPFIYGLVSDRYGRGRTFMMFLCCQAVVVACYLFMPIGLGLTLVLGLFLGAFQGGLASGLTPTFAELYPTSIRASGAGFCTSFGRGFGAIMPAAVGIASGYVPLGYAMGGFAILSYLLGFCAACVLPDATGVDMNEVSGATNVSAGAEDNPGSLKAR, encoded by the coding sequence ATGAAACTTGGGTGGTACTCGCAACTGTCTTCAACGGAAAAGCGTACCTACTGGGCATGTCTGGCAGGGTACACGCTTGACTCGATGGACTCGACGATCTATTCGCTGGTGATGCCGGTTTTGCTCACAGTCCTTGCACTGAGCAAAGCAGACGCTGGCGTGCTCGGTTCAGTCGCTTTGATCGGCAGCGCCGTCGGGGGATGGGGGGCAGGTTTGCTGGCGGACCGTTACGGCCGGATCAAGATCATGCAGCTTACTGTCTGCTGGGTCGCGGCGTTTACCCTGGCAGCCGCGTTCTGCACGGATTTCTGGGAATTCTTCATCGTTCGGTTCCTGCAAGGCATCGGCTACGGGGGGGAGGCCGTGGTCGGTGCAGTCTTGATAAGTGAAGTCATCAAGCCGGCACTGCGAGGACGCGTAGCCGCCTCCATTCAAAGTGGATATGCGCTCGGCTATGGGCTCTCCCTTTGTGCAATGCCCGTTGTCTTCTGGCTTCTCCCGGAGGACATCGCATGGCGCTGGTTCTTCGCTATCGGGATCCTGCCGGCCGTGTTGGTCTGGTTCATCCGGCGCATCGTGCCCGAGTCCGAAACGTTCTCCAAGTCGCAGGCCAAGGTGCGGGACAAAGCCGAGTTTCTGAAGATCTTCGTATCTCGCCAGCGGCGCATCACCATCACTTCAACGCTTCTGGCCACCGGGATTTTTGGTGGCGCCTACATCATGATCACCTGGCTACCTACCTACCTAAGACTGGTACTGGGTCTACCGATTACCTCGATGTCTGGCTACCTTGCGCTTAATATCCTGGGCTCCCTGATCGGACCGTTCATATACGGGCTTGTCAGTGATCGCTACGGAAGGGGGCGCACGTTCATGATGTTCCTGTGCTGCCAAGCTGTAGTGGTTGCATGCTATCTGTTCATGCCCATTGGCTTGGGATTGACGTTGGTACTGGGCTTGTTCCTTGGAGCGTTTCAAGGGGGGCTGGCATCTGGTTTGACACCGACATTCGCCGAGCTTTATCCCACATCGATCCGAGCGAGTGGAGCGGGGTTCTGCACCAGTTTTGGACGAGGTTTTGGTGCGATCATGCCGGCTGCCGTGGGCATTGCCTCAGGTTACGTACCCCTGGGCTATGCGATGGGAGGCTTCGCGATACTTTCGTATCTGCTGGGTTTCTGTGCAGCATGTGTGCTTCCGGATGCAACGGGCGTTGACATGAATGAGGTGTCAGGCGCTACGAATGTGTCGGCCGGCGCTGAAGATAACCCAGGCAGCCTGAAGGCTCGCTAG
- a CDS encoding putative 4-hydroxy-4-methyl-2-oxoglutarate aldolase: MISTADLCDLHAGLVASGDVQILPGAWRWLSQARAFGGQLMTLEARGCNAELRDLLAQEGNGRVLVIDAGSDPRALLGENLANQALRNGWGGVWVNGKVRDCTALAAIALPVLAAGAWPQRSVNERGGQVGAPLTIGGTRLFPGDWIYADEDGVLLSKRELKSS; this comes from the coding sequence ATGATCTCGACTGCCGACCTATGTGACTTGCATGCCGGGCTTGTTGCCTCTGGCGACGTGCAAATCCTGCCAGGCGCCTGGCGCTGGCTCAGCCAGGCCCGCGCCTTTGGCGGACAGCTCATGACCTTGGAGGCTCGGGGTTGTAATGCCGAACTTCGCGATCTACTCGCGCAAGAAGGTAATGGGCGAGTCCTGGTGATCGATGCAGGTAGCGATCCACGGGCGCTGCTGGGTGAGAACCTGGCCAACCAGGCGTTGCGTAACGGCTGGGGCGGCGTATGGGTAAATGGCAAGGTACGCGACTGCACCGCGTTGGCTGCCATCGCCCTGCCGGTGCTTGCTGCCGGCGCTTGGCCACAGCGCTCGGTGAACGAACGCGGCGGTCAGGTTGGGGCGCCCCTGACGATAGGTGGCACACGCCTCTTTCCCGGAGACTGGATCTATGCCGACGAGGATGGCGTCCTGTTAAGCAAGCGTGAACTGAAATCAAGCTGA
- a CDS encoding alpha/beta hydrolase, whose protein sequence is MNIRPTFGLVAVSCALLACTPGPHGPATGGLVAVPSVKDVGINPTLANIAYGNQSASQRMDLYRPEGVKAPPVLIYIHGGGFRFGTREMASAGLVKGFLAAGYAVLSIDYRLSTEARFPAAVQDVFSAMAYVKAHAAELQIDPGHIAIYGESAGANLASLVGVAYDNPLFMPEGEAGLDLKPMAVIAHYPPVNFLQIDPMLKAQECPGGMEHNAAGSFESLYLGGALPDIPDRVAQADPRTYVTSHAAPFFIQNGDKDCMVGAGQSLLLVHALQRHSVPVHYQQIPGASHGGPQYETPNNISDILAFLDKFRPGT, encoded by the coding sequence GTGAATATACGGCCTACTTTCGGCCTGGTCGCCGTCAGCTGCGCTTTGCTTGCCTGCACTCCGGGACCTCATGGCCCCGCTACAGGTGGATTGGTCGCGGTTCCTTCAGTCAAGGACGTCGGCATCAACCCGACGTTGGCAAATATCGCTTATGGTAATCAGTCTGCCTCCCAGCGCATGGACCTCTACCGTCCGGAGGGCGTGAAAGCGCCGCCCGTGTTGATTTACATCCACGGCGGCGGTTTCAGATTCGGTACCCGTGAAATGGCGAGCGCCGGGCTGGTCAAAGGATTTCTCGCTGCGGGCTATGCCGTCCTTTCCATTGATTATCGACTATCCACCGAGGCTCGATTCCCTGCCGCGGTACAAGATGTGTTCAGCGCGATGGCATACGTGAAAGCGCACGCGGCAGAGTTGCAGATTGATCCCGGTCATATAGCGATCTATGGTGAATCGGCGGGTGCCAATCTGGCGTCTCTGGTGGGCGTAGCGTATGACAATCCGCTTTTCATGCCAGAAGGTGAAGCTGGTCTCGACCTCAAGCCCATGGCCGTAATTGCTCATTATCCGCCGGTCAACTTTTTGCAGATCGATCCGATGTTGAAGGCGCAGGAATGTCCAGGGGGAATGGAGCACAATGCGGCCGGAAGTTTTGAGTCCCTCTATCTGGGGGGCGCTCTCCCAGATATTCCAGATCGTGTGGCGCAAGCCGATCCGAGAACCTATGTAACCTCCCATGCGGCACCGTTCTTCATTCAGAACGGTGATAAGGACTGCATGGTGGGTGCTGGCCAATCGTTATTGCTGGTCCATGCTTTGCAACGTCACAGTGTCCCGGTTCATTATCAACAAATCCCGGGTGCATCTCATGGCGGACCGCAGTATGAAACGCCAAACAATATAAGTGATATCCTTGCCTTCCTTGACAAATTTCGGCCTGGCACCTGA
- a CDS encoding MFS transporter, with translation MATLTQGATHVASDVQELLLYRRIAWRILPLTIVCFLFSYFDRINISFAKTQMQAELGLSDAAYGFAASIFFFGYVMFEVPSSYGLKKYGAPSWICRIMVSWGLATACLVFAYNEYTLYFLRFLIGVMEAGFGPALLFYLACWFPKKNLASMNGIWFLSIPLSGVLGAPVSGVILEYMNGFLGLAGWHWLFVLSGLPCAVLGVIVLFKLDRDIQSAKWLTQPEKDLLQRNLDNDKKDSKPIHASLLKVILTREVAILSAIYFMVKLTGYGLNFWMPHLIGSSGVKNQMAVGFLTALPYLVAAIGMIFVTRRSDSTGERKRYLWQCMAIGGVGYFAACYFNGNYYLLTAFLVLATAGVFIAIPIFWTIPQTAFAGLAIAGGIAAINTVGQLSGMVAPLLVGYINDLTGNTYMGMLALAPFCFICVAVILWGVPNDRKIA, from the coding sequence ATGGCTACCTTGACCCAGGGAGCAACTCACGTTGCTTCGGATGTGCAGGAGCTGTTGCTCTACCGTCGCATTGCCTGGCGTATCTTGCCGTTGACGATCGTCTGCTTCCTCTTCTCCTATTTTGACCGCATCAATATCAGCTTTGCGAAAACCCAAATGCAGGCGGAACTGGGCCTGAGTGATGCCGCTTATGGATTCGCCGCGAGCATTTTCTTCTTCGGCTACGTGATGTTCGAGGTGCCAAGCAGCTATGGGTTGAAGAAATACGGGGCGCCGAGCTGGATCTGCCGGATCATGGTGTCGTGGGGGCTGGCCACCGCTTGCCTGGTGTTTGCCTACAACGAGTACACCCTGTACTTCCTGCGTTTTCTAATTGGCGTGATGGAGGCCGGCTTTGGTCCGGCGCTATTGTTCTATCTTGCGTGCTGGTTCCCCAAGAAGAACCTGGCGAGCATGAACGGCATCTGGTTCCTGTCCATTCCACTTTCCGGTGTGCTGGGTGCCCCCGTTTCCGGTGTCATTCTGGAGTACATGAATGGCTTCCTGGGGCTGGCGGGGTGGCATTGGCTGTTCGTGCTTTCTGGCCTGCCCTGTGCTGTCCTGGGCGTGATTGTGTTGTTCAAGCTTGATCGCGATATCCAGTCGGCAAAATGGCTCACGCAGCCCGAGAAAGACCTGCTCCAGCGCAATCTGGATAACGACAAGAAGGATTCGAAGCCGATCCACGCCTCTTTGCTGAAGGTTATCCTTACTCGAGAAGTGGCCATACTCTCGGCGATCTACTTCATGGTCAAGCTGACCGGCTATGGGCTGAACTTCTGGATGCCGCACCTGATCGGCTCATCCGGGGTCAAGAACCAGATGGCGGTCGGTTTCCTCACCGCCTTGCCGTACCTGGTCGCGGCGATCGGCATGATCTTCGTTACACGTCGCTCGGACAGCACCGGCGAGCGTAAGCGGTATCTGTGGCAGTGCATGGCAATAGGCGGTGTCGGATATTTCGCTGCTTGCTATTTCAATGGCAATTACTATTTGCTCACCGCTTTCCTGGTACTCGCCACGGCCGGTGTTTTCATCGCCATTCCGATCTTCTGGACCATTCCTCAGACAGCCTTCGCCGGGCTGGCCATTGCTGGCGGTATTGCTGCTATCAACACCGTCGGGCAGCTCAGCGGTATGGTGGCACCGCTGCTGGTCGGCTACATCAACGACCTGACCGGCAATACTTACATGGGCATGTTGGCACTGGCGCCCTTCTGCTTCATCTGTGTTGCCGTCATCCTTTGGGGCGTTCCGAACGATCGCAAGATCGCTTGA
- a CDS encoding LysR substrate-binding domain-containing protein codes for MHTTWRYDPTTLRLFIATCEEGSFARAAERECMGASAVSKRIAELEEAVGSPLLYRFNKGVQPTPAGKCLLEHAQRLLGEMLKLSADLSRFTSGERGHVRIHANRSSIIQFLPDDLNSFLSAHPYVDVELEERTSVQVIESVLGNQCDLGIGADLEAAVHVGLTIQNYHVDRLALVVREDHELAERDNIDFAESLTYRHIALHRDSPLYQTLDKAARAAQSMINYGVHLQSFDAVCRMIQGGLGIAVIPDRAVCESPEGPALVRIPLKDAWASRQFHVVAHPREMRSATSQSFLDFLQNFV; via the coding sequence ATGCACACCACTTGGCGTTACGACCCGACCACCCTGAGACTGTTCATCGCCACCTGCGAGGAGGGCAGCTTTGCCAGGGCAGCTGAACGTGAATGCATGGGCGCCTCCGCGGTCAGCAAGCGCATTGCCGAACTGGAGGAGGCTGTCGGTTCACCCCTGTTGTACCGTTTCAATAAAGGAGTTCAGCCTACGCCTGCCGGTAAATGCCTGTTGGAGCACGCCCAGCGACTGCTGGGGGAGATGCTCAAGTTGAGCGCCGATCTTTCGCGTTTCACCAGCGGTGAAAGGGGGCATGTGAGGATTCACGCCAATCGCTCAAGCATCATCCAGTTCTTGCCCGACGATCTGAACAGCTTCCTGTCTGCTCACCCCTACGTCGATGTCGAGCTCGAAGAACGTACGAGCGTGCAGGTTATAGAGAGCGTGCTTGGCAATCAGTGCGATCTCGGCATCGGCGCGGATTTGGAGGCTGCAGTCCACGTTGGGCTGACCATCCAGAACTACCACGTGGATCGGCTGGCATTGGTTGTGCGAGAGGATCATGAGCTCGCTGAGCGTGACAACATTGATTTCGCTGAAAGCCTCACCTACCGGCATATAGCGCTGCATCGAGACAGCCCGCTCTACCAGACCCTGGATAAAGCAGCGCGGGCTGCGCAGTCGATGATCAATTATGGGGTGCATCTGCAGAGCTTCGATGCTGTGTGCAGGATGATCCAGGGTGGCTTAGGCATTGCTGTCATTCCTGATCGAGCCGTCTGCGAGTCGCCAGAGGGGCCTGCACTTGTCAGGATTCCTCTGAAGGATGCCTGGGCGAGCCGGCAGTTTCATGTAGTAGCTCACCCACGGGAAATGCGCAGCGCCACCAGCCAGAGTTTCCTGGATTTTTTGCAGAATTTCGTGTGA
- a CDS encoding aconitase family protein, which translates to MTLVEEMIMTKKIRFAGRFLYLSCNSDAVQRQIDGEQLDLQAALPLRDNISTDEITPVVIMMTYDERLGTYPYVGFKTEGKLPIGNDAVKNGGFEITVAGKRYGKGSSRESSPLAEKSAGIRLIIAESFERIYRQNCDNIGIYTSTDFSLIDRIRAGEEIDLEEFLAGRDEVTQEVIRAGGLLPYSKQHLPRNPEKVFEPLAANRRPMTLVEKIIERRRVAPQGALARGDGVFLSADWRFSHDYFTGMCAHLMHGAFGQTLELVRPSEIIAFQDHLILANQSFPHVRDNLLAAVGGLASAHDEFVRRYPVRAHGALAGQSGSEGICHALLTEQYALPGQVVVGTDSHTPHSGALGCLAFGAGATDIANSWATGFIRCRMPEVIKVELVGKLRPGVTAKDIVLELLRSEPIRQGQAIGAVFEYSGEAVAALSIDERATLTNMVAELGGFTGIVIPDQKAVDFIRERRGIEIELEDWLFSDPEAEYKEQISIDCSALTPLVAAPGDPGNGMAISDLDGEVSIDIAYGGSCTAGKREDFDYYHEVLAWGIERGLRIPEHTKLYLQFGTLAVRDYCKQRGYLETFEKAGVELIMPGCGACANCGPGSSTRADQVTVSAINRNFPGRSGPGQVWLASPYTVVASALLGKLSSFETLQEVVAAEVATA; encoded by the coding sequence ATGACCCTCGTTGAGGAGATGATCATGACAAAAAAAATACGCTTTGCTGGCCGGTTCCTTTATTTATCCTGCAACAGCGACGCCGTGCAACGCCAAATTGACGGTGAGCAGCTGGACCTGCAGGCTGCACTGCCATTGCGCGATAACATTTCCACTGATGAAATTACACCTGTCGTCATCATGATGACGTATGACGAGCGCCTGGGCACTTACCCTTACGTTGGCTTCAAGACCGAGGGAAAACTTCCAATCGGCAATGACGCGGTGAAGAACGGTGGCTTCGAGATCACTGTCGCTGGTAAGCGATACGGCAAAGGCTCTTCCCGAGAGTCCAGCCCACTGGCTGAAAAATCCGCTGGGATTCGTCTGATCATCGCGGAAAGCTTTGAGCGCATCTACCGGCAGAATTGCGACAACATCGGCATCTACACCTCGACCGATTTCTCCCTCATCGATCGCATTCGTGCGGGAGAAGAGATTGACCTCGAGGAATTCCTGGCCGGTCGAGACGAGGTAACCCAGGAAGTGATTCGCGCAGGTGGGCTGCTGCCTTACAGCAAGCAGCACTTGCCTCGCAATCCCGAAAAGGTTTTCGAACCGCTCGCTGCCAACCGTCGCCCGATGACCCTCGTAGAGAAGATCATTGAGCGTCGACGCGTCGCCCCTCAAGGGGCGCTGGCGCGTGGTGATGGTGTGTTCCTGTCCGCCGATTGGCGTTTCAGCCATGACTATTTCACGGGCATGTGTGCGCACCTGATGCACGGTGCTTTTGGCCAAACGCTCGAGCTGGTCCGACCAAGCGAGATCATTGCATTCCAGGATCACCTTATTCTGGCCAACCAGAGCTTCCCTCATGTACGCGACAACTTGCTGGCAGCTGTAGGCGGACTCGCTTCGGCTCACGATGAGTTTGTTCGCCGCTATCCCGTTCGCGCCCATGGCGCCTTGGCTGGGCAAAGTGGTTCGGAGGGTATCTGCCATGCGCTCTTGACCGAGCAATATGCCCTGCCCGGCCAGGTCGTGGTGGGTACCGACTCTCACACACCGCACTCAGGTGCACTGGGTTGCTTGGCCTTCGGTGCCGGCGCCACCGATATCGCCAACAGTTGGGCCACCGGCTTCATTCGTTGCCGCATGCCTGAGGTCATCAAGGTTGAGCTGGTGGGCAAACTGCGGCCAGGTGTGACAGCGAAGGATATCGTCCTGGAGCTGCTGCGCAGCGAACCCATCCGACAGGGCCAGGCCATTGGCGCAGTATTCGAATACTCTGGCGAAGCTGTAGCTGCGCTGTCGATTGATGAGCGCGCGACGTTGACCAATATGGTCGCCGAACTTGGCGGGTTCACCGGCATTGTGATCCCTGATCAGAAGGCGGTGGACTTTATCCGTGAGCGCCGTGGTATAGAGATCGAACTGGAAGATTGGCTGTTCAGCGATCCCGAGGCTGAATACAAAGAGCAGATCTCAATCGATTGCAGTGCTCTCACTCCGCTTGTGGCAGCACCCGGTGATCCAGGAAATGGCATGGCGATCAGCGATCTAGACGGCGAGGTTTCCATAGACATCGCCTACGGTGGTTCCTGTACCGCAGGCAAGCGAGAAGATTTCGATTACTACCATGAGGTGCTTGCCTGGGGTATTGAACGCGGCCTGCGCATCCCTGAACACACCAAGCTCTACCTGCAGTTCGGTACCCTTGCCGTGCGGGATTACTGCAAGCAGCGAGGATATCTCGAGACCTTCGAGAAAGCAGGGGTTGAACTGATAATGCCGGGTTGCGGTGCTTGCGCAAATTGTGGCCCGGGCTCATCGACACGGGCTGATCAGGTCACGGTGAGTGCTATCAACCGCAACTTCCCTGGCCGCTCAGGCCCAGGCCAGGTTTGGCTAGCCAGCCCTTACACCGTCGTGGCAAGCGCCCTGCTCGGCAAGCTCTCAAGCTTCGAGACGCTGCAAGAGGTCGTAGCCGCTGAAGTGGCTACCGCATGA
- a CDS encoding UbiD family decarboxylase: MMTAATYKNQEVAAPKATVKDLREGIELLRKMDGQFVSTSVEVDPKAELAGVYRKVGAGGTVQRPTQVGPAMLFEKVKGYDIPVIVGVLASRKRLAAFMGADEKHLGRHMLDAMHHAKEPVIVDSAPCQEQVHLASDPDFDIRKLLPAPTNTPEDAGPYFCMAVLRATDPETGQHDVTIHRLCVQDRDEISVFMQTGRHIGMMYEKYEALDKPMPVTVSMGISPVEYMAISFEPPSTPYGFDELEFAGGLIGSPVELVKAKTVEEYAMATAEIVIEGELLPKRRVAEDQHTKTGFAMPEFPGYDGTANPSLPILKVKAVTTRTNPILQTLVGPGEEHVSLAGIPTEGSLVQALENALPGFVKNVYSHPAGGGKYLGILQVHKRDHNDQGRERQAAIVAFGAFPEMKHIILVDDDVDIFDTDDVLWAMTTRFQAERSVVPIPGVRCHPLDPSADPAFLWTNFDHGISTKVIFDCTVPWGLRDKFIRAPFQDVDVKRFLPDWNGA, encoded by the coding sequence ATGATGACCGCTGCCACATACAAGAACCAGGAGGTCGCAGCCCCGAAGGCGACCGTGAAGGATCTGCGAGAAGGTATCGAATTGCTCAGGAAGATGGACGGGCAATTCGTCTCGACGAGTGTGGAGGTGGATCCGAAGGCAGAGCTGGCTGGCGTATATCGCAAGGTTGGGGCGGGCGGCACCGTGCAGCGGCCGACGCAGGTGGGGCCGGCCATGCTGTTCGAGAAGGTGAAGGGGTACGACATTCCAGTCATAGTCGGCGTGCTCGCCTCCCGCAAGCGCCTGGCAGCTTTCATGGGAGCTGACGAGAAACATCTCGGCCGTCACATGCTCGACGCCATGCATCACGCGAAGGAGCCGGTGATCGTCGACTCGGCGCCGTGCCAGGAGCAGGTCCATCTGGCGAGCGACCCGGACTTCGACATACGCAAGCTGCTGCCAGCGCCCACGAATACGCCTGAAGATGCGGGCCCGTACTTCTGTATGGCAGTATTACGTGCCACCGATCCGGAAACAGGCCAGCACGATGTCACGATCCATCGGCTGTGCGTGCAGGATCGCGATGAGATCTCGGTCTTCATGCAGACCGGCCGGCATATCGGCATGATGTACGAGAAATACGAAGCCTTGGACAAGCCGATGCCGGTCACTGTCTCGATGGGCATTTCGCCGGTGGAGTACATGGCGATTTCCTTCGAGCCTCCTTCCACGCCTTACGGCTTCGATGAGCTGGAGTTCGCAGGCGGTCTGATCGGCTCGCCCGTAGAGCTGGTGAAGGCGAAGACGGTGGAAGAGTATGCCATGGCAACGGCCGAGATCGTTATCGAAGGTGAATTGCTGCCCAAGCGCCGCGTGGCCGAAGACCAGCACACAAAGACCGGGTTTGCGATGCCCGAGTTTCCCGGTTACGACGGCACGGCTAACCCTTCGCTGCCGATCTTGAAGGTCAAGGCGGTCACGACCCGTACAAATCCGATCTTGCAAACACTGGTCGGCCCGGGGGAAGAACACGTGAGCCTTGCAGGCATCCCGACCGAAGGATCGCTGGTGCAGGCGCTCGAAAATGCACTGCCAGGGTTCGTCAAGAACGTGTATTCGCATCCGGCGGGCGGCGGGAAATATCTTGGCATCCTGCAAGTTCACAAGCGCGACCACAATGACCAGGGTCGCGAGCGGCAAGCCGCCATCGTTGCGTTCGGCGCGTTCCCGGAGATGAAGCACATTATCCTCGTGGACGACGATGTTGATATCTTTGACACTGACGATGTGCTTTGGGCGATGACGACACGATTTCAGGCGGAACGCTCGGTAGTTCCCATTCCTGGTGTACGGTGCCATCCGCTGGACCCCTCCGCGGACCCGGCATTTCTCTGGACGAATTTCGACCACGGCATCTCCACCAAGGTAATCTTCGACTGCACCGTCCCTTGGGGGCTGCGTGACAAATTTATCCGCGCGCCGTTCCAGGACGTGGATGTGAAAAGGTTTCTGCCAGACTGGAACGGGGCATGA